The Panicum hallii strain FIL2 chromosome 5, PHallii_v3.1, whole genome shotgun sequence genome contains the following window.
TCGTCCATTCTGTAAATCTAAATAAAACGGTTCGGAAGAACGTACAAcatataaaaacatattttcttTCTGGTGATAGAAGATGACGGAGCAGCCAGGGTTCAAATCCTCGCGTTGCCGTTCTTGCTAGAATTTTGAAGGCAGGCATCGATCAGGGTAATCATAGAGAGAACCAGATCCCTAGCGTCCTGCGACGCAGGGATCTATTCTAGCTTCTCACCCCTATAAATTAAGGCGTAAGACGTCCAGTTTTATTCACCGATGATATACGGCATTCATGCATGGGATACATGGTGACAAAGCAATGAAGTTTCGTGTACGCACGCACTTGCGTACTCATATATAGCCGTATAACGTACTAGTAGGTAGGTACTAACACAAACACATAACCTAAAGACGATGGACAACGTGCGCACAAACACATACATCATCAGCACCATGTTGCCGATCAGCTGGTGGCGATCTCCTCGAGGGACGCGGTGGATCCAGAGTAGGGCACCGTCGTCTCGATCCTCGGCGCCGCCACCGACGACGACGAGCCATTGTTGACGACGCTGCAGTTGAGCCTGATCTGGCCCTGGCTCCCCGTGAGCACCTCGATGCTGCCCATCTTGATCATGGCGGAGACGAACTTCTCCTTCCAGAGCGTCTCGTTGGCCGCGAAGCTGTTCACGGACGCGttgagcgtggagttgacccgCAGCTGGTTGTCGGAGAAGAAGAGGCCCAGGTTCAGCGGCAGCAGCTTGTAGTAGTTGTTGTCCAGCACCGCCGGCGTGCTCGGGTCCAGCACCGTCGTCGTCGGCGTCGACGCGTTCGCGTTCGACGGGCACAGCGCGCGCAGCAGCGTCGCGTACCCGGAGCTCAGCCCCGAGTCGACCTGCACGTACATACATGGCGGACAGCGTATATAGATTATGAGATCTCGATCGAGACGTGCAGTGCATGCTGATCGACAAGGACGACGACCAAAGGAATAAAGGGCTTACGATCGGGGTGGACCCGTTGTAGATGCGGTTGAGGAAGGAGGTGCAGAAGGAGCGGCCGACGGTGTGGGCGCCGGAGAGGATGACCATCTCCTCGGCGGTGAGGTTTTTGGCAGCGAAGTTGGCCACCAGCTGCGACGCGTTGAACGTCGGCGGGGGCAGGTTGTTGACGGCGTCCGTGTCGAGGGAGACGTTGCCGTCGCGCCGGCCCGAGGGCACCTGGTACGGGAGGCTGCCCGTCAGGTTGACGCTGTCGCGCGCCGCGAAGGCGACGATGTCGGCGCAGGAGACCGTGCGCGGGCAGCTCTGCTCCACGGCGGCCTTGGCGGCGTCGATCACCTGGAACCCGCGGAGGCTCGGGTTGTTGGGCGCCGCGTCGCGCTCCGCCGTGTTGTTCGGGGAGGTCAGCAGCACCGACGCGTCGCAGCCCTGCACGACAAAGATTGAAAAAAACAAGAATAATAATAGCGCAAATTAATGAAGCTACTGCTGAGATCATATCAAATATGCCTAAGATTTCAGGTTCATTTGTTTCTATTCTGACTAATGATTAGCCAAAAATTACTGAATCTTTTACTGTCCCTTGTACGTGTTTTTCTCACCAAGGAAGACAATAGCAGGGGGATACTTTCTTCTGATTGTTCCCACCTACAACACTACAACAGTGACACCACAGTGGCGAGTGGCGACCACAAGCGAGGAAGATGCACGTGGCGCAGTGCTCATCCGCATCATCTGTGGGCTGAAAAGGCTGTTCGATCGAGAGCAGGTAGAGAGAGGAGGAACAAGGGTACGTAGATCTAGCTCCTTTAACTTTACTTTTTTCATCATGCATGGTAGGAGCATGTCCATCTCGACGATTCgttacttggtttgacaaatgatTCATACACGAGGTTCTTTCGCTTTACCTTGAGCTTTCCAGCTATACATTACGTAGAGATATAGGTTGGGGAACGACGACTTGATGGGTTGAAATCTAGAGTACTATGACTTCCATGCTATCGGCGCTCATTTTCTCCTGGACCTCCTGGTTCCTTATTACAACTTTGAATTGTATTCTAGTCTAGTTACTACTACTAGTTGCAAAACACAAGCCTGCTGTCAAGTCTTGTCCACATCTCCAAAAGAAAGGAAACCGACCAAAGGAACCAAAAGGTGAAGAACCCCAGTTAGGATGCAAGAAAAACATATGCGACTGTGTCAACTAGCTGCATGAACCCTTTATTCGGTCCATAACCATAGAAAAGCACGACCAAAAGATCTGGCCAAGCAAGCAGAGAAGGACGGAAACTATCCATGGAGAATTGAAGGGACGGCAGGCATACCCTGACGAAGCAGTCGTGGAAATGCAGCCGGATGAGGCCGGCGGCGATGCTGGAGTCGTTGGCGAAGGCGTTGGCCACCGCCTGCCGGACCAGGGACTCAGCGTTGGGGCAGCTCGTGTTGTAGAACCCCACCTGCAGCTGGCCCTGGGCCACAGCCGGCAGCTGGAGGCACAGCAGAGCGACGgcggccgccatggccgccgccgccgccaccgcggccGCACCATCCATTCCTTTGCTTGCAACCGGAGACATGGCGATAACGTACGCCTCTGGCTAGATCTAGCTAAGGCTACTTCTGTCTCAGAGAGTGGTTGTTCTATCGTGGGACAAGACATGACGGTTTATATAGAAAAAAGATTTTGGTAGGCACAGTTCTTGAGGCGAAGGAACGTGATGCCAGAGTCTTTGACAAAGATGCCATTGCTATAGAATCATTCACGGACCATAGGCCCATAGTTTGTGCATGCATGCTGTTACCTTTCGTATTATATTAACTAAATTTAAATGAATGGCCACCTTTGTTGCTTTTCCTTGCATAAGAGAGATCAAAGCTTTTTTGTGTTTCATTTTATCTGAATACCCGTCGAAGTGTGTTTCCCAACTTTCATCACCATGTTCGAACGAAATACCAAATGAAGCAAATTCGTTTAAATATGCTAGCTGGTTGAGTTGTTCGGAAGCGACTTCTCCTTATTTTGAAGCAAGTTCATTTTAGATCTAGAGGAACTTGATTTTTGCATGGGCTTACTGATTATTTGTTAAACTGCAAAATTGTTGcttgcaaaaatatatatattactCCCTACAATGCAAAGTATAAGGTGTGGTTTGACTTGGCAAGGTCACTAAAACTAGAATTTTTGGACTCTTAATTTCTCTTATGCTATAATTTTTATAGCAATGAAACCACCATAAGAAAGTATTTTTGAATGTGATCGAATGATATCATTTTTGTATAATAAATTTATATCTTGTGAGGCTAATTATTGGTTTAGGATTATGAGAATTGATTTTTTCATATGTGTGAACGCCTTATAAGATGAAATGAGGGATTATCAACAAGACTACATGTAATCTATTTTTTTACTAGCTTTAATCACTAATTTTAAACAAGTACTTATACATGCGTACATATTACCAATTACTGAATTTTCTTGAAAATAATTTTATAATGAGAAATTTTATGGTATCAAATCTCTTTTATAATAGGTAATTTAAAATTTATTATTATCATTTCACCACttaaaaaataatttataaGAACAGCCTATTTTTTTCCAGGGGCAGGTCAAAATGTAACCGTTGCTACAAATGGAGAGGGGCTACTATAGCAACCAACCCGCCTCTGGAAAAGCATTTTCAGGAGCGGGTGAAGGCGTgacccacccctaaaaatggGCTTGTTAATTTAACATTTGTAGAGGCGGGTCAACccctcacccgcccctaaaagtACCTGACAAAAATAGCAGAccacccttcttcctcctctccggcCACCCATTGTTTGCTCAGGGGAGGTGCTACCCAAAAATTGAAAAAAGTGAAAAGAGGAGAGAAGATTTCAAACTTGATTTCCTTCGAGTTGGGGGCTGCAGGAGGTAAGTTGATACTAATCTCATATGTTTTCTATGCTTTTTGGATAGTTTTAAGGCTCAAATGGAGCTCTCTTTGCCTTTAGCTAGATCTAGATCTCCATGGTGTGGATTTGCCATTTGAGGCTCAATTTGCCTCAAACTTTCGGATGAAGTTGTGCTATTTTAGTCGGAGAACATGATTATGAAATCATTTGGGCTCAATCTATAAGGTTTAGCCTCATTCCCAAGTAAATAATTTTCTAGATCCACGAAGGATAGAAAGGAAGGatttatttttttctatatCTACACAAATGCATGATAGTTTTTTCCCAAGATTTAGTGGTACAATAATAGAATAGGTTTTGATTTTTTATTTAGTACAAGTTAAATTGATTTTTTCTGATATCAACGCATATATAGAAGTATATATTTATGGCCATTTGAGCTCCATTTCCTTCGAGGAAAAGATTTGATTTATTTTTTTCTATCTTTACACACATGCATGATAGATTTTTTTCAAGATTTAGTGGTACAATAATAGATTGGGTTTTGATTTTCTGGGTTGGCTGTTGTAGACTTGTAGTTTGCTTGGCCTCGAGTTTTGCACGGCTTTTTTCATCACTCAGATTGTGCTTCCATGTGGAAATTGTCGTAGCAGTATTGTACTATTCTACAAAGTTTTCCCACTAACCCCACTTAGCCTCTGCTGTACAGGCACAATAAAGGATTTGACACAGTTAAATAAAAGGCACTCAACAGGATAAAAGCAAAAAGGTGGACATATTGTATATGGTGTACCAAAGCCCTGTTTGTTTGCCCATGAGATTATATAATCCAGCTTAAAATCTAAAAAAATAATCTAACAAGGAAACAAACACTTTAGCTTATTCatcagattatataatctaaCACCCCTAAACTATAATAATCCATAAGCTACTGAAAATATGCTTATTTCAGATTATATAATACATCACCAATAAGGTAGATTATATAATCTTGCTTGTAAACAAACGGGACCTAAAACATTTAATACACAATATGGTTAACAAATCGTCTGCAAGGTTCATTGCATGAGTAGCGCGTATATTGATTAATAAAGGCACTTATTAACAAGATATTGATTACACTAGAAGATGAGAGGTAGCAAAATGCAAACCGTAGCACCAGAACCGATCAACATAGCATGCGCACTCTGGATATCAATTACTCCTAGTAAGATACCCAGTTGCAGAAGATAAAACAGACATCTAAAAGAAAACAGTGTTAAAAAGCAGTAGGCAAAAAGCTCAAGCAGCAAAGCCTCGAGCTAGAGGGGCAGATTCAGCATGTAACCACCCCAACAAAACTGACCACCTACCCAAGGCATACCCACTGTCCTGTGTATCATGTACAACCATTCAGTAATGCGGCTAGGTCATGTTACCTTGTCCCTGAACAACATAGCCTAATTACCGCCATATATGCGGATTGTCCCTGCCCATGTTCAAAAAGATCACTAATAAGTGTTTTCTATATAAAACTTGTATCTTCTGTGTCCTTGTACTCTTTACTTTGTCATTTGCTTGTTCTTCTTCTAAAAATGTATATTCTCCTTGTTCTTCCTCTAGAAATGTATATTCATTCTGCAAAGCGACATGCAAAATATCTTACTGAAGTAAATGATCAAGTGATGCATTATTAGTTCGGCTcgaaaaataaaaaattttaCACCAGTCTGAAAGTTTTCTGCAAACCAAGGAGATTTGTCAAATAAACCAATGTGTCAAATAAAATGATAAGATTCAGTTCTTTACAGGGCAACTATACATACCAGAGACTTTGACAAACAACAGAAGTGTATTATCTTTTAACTACACGTGTGCGCGGTTCAAATAATTTGGTAGACTTCATACAAAATATATTTGTTTCATGACTTACGGTGCGAACTGTGTTGGAAGGTCGATTTCCGTGTCTGACACACAAGAGTCGACCACTCCAATGTGTAAAATTTTCGATTCTCTCGCTACGCGGTTCCTTTCAGAGCAACGTTAGAGGTGCCCTTAGGTGCAAGGGGGCTCTTGCCTTCCTCCTCTGCATTCAtctttttttcctctctttcttctcCTTCTCCACCTCATGCTccattggggggggggggggggcacgcTAGGTCTGCCCCTGCTATACAGTGCAAATGTAAAATAAGTCTGCCAATAAATCTACGTCGGCAACAGCAGCACACGTACGGTAGCTAGATGCATGTGCTCTTGTTTAGGACTGTTGCGTTTGATCTGATGAACCTAATGCCAAGCTCTTCGTTAGTACGAAAGCATCTCTAATGCAGAGAACCCGGATGCAAGATGTTTATAGCATCAAAACTTATTTGAACATCGAAATTTGGAACCTATATCTACCTGAGTTATACTCCAGTAGACCCTTTCTTAAAAAACTAGCACGAATCTTGAAGCTAACATGCTAATTAAAGCATAATACATTAATACTTAATTATTTTAATCTTGTGATGTGCTAGGGCCCAGCCCTGTGTAGCCCAGTCCAAGTCCAAGCGACTTCCCGTCGATGTGATCGAGAGTTGAGATGCCTATAATTCTAATTCTAATTGGATCGAAAACCGCTGGTTCGTGGTTCCTTCCACAAAGCAGCGAGGTGCAGCCATGCATTGAAGGTTTGAGGGCCTCAGCCTAGAAAAAGCACGCCGTTTCCCCGCAGCGAGAAGCGCGATATCAATCCGCCAAGCCTCCACCTCAGAGCAGGGATGACCGGCTAGCTGCGTGCTGTTGCGAGGCAGTCGGAGGGAGCGGCCGCTGTTTGCCGTAACGAAGGAAATCTTGATCTATCCCATCCGGAGGAACTCATGTGGACATGGCCTGGATTAGGCTGCGTCCGCCCAGGCCCCGTCCCTGGCGGACCCAAGACTGAAATAATGATAACAGTAATTGCTTAATGATTAATATGGTTGCTTTGAGATTCGTGCTAATTTTCAAAAGGGTCTACAGGAGCAATTCTCTACATGTATAGCCACCAATGGAGTTTTATGATGCTGCTCTCATGGCCAGTTCAGCACTTGAGATGCATGTGCCTGTTATTTAGAAACAATTGAACAATTTATAAAACCAAAATGGTCGCTGATGAGAACAATGTTTTAAAAACAATTCAAACCTATATATGCACTAGCCCCTGTGTTAAAAATAAGTGATATTTAGGATACTTTAAAACTTTGGATATCATGTTTTTCTGGCCGTATATTAAGATTGCATTTGGAGACATACTTTACAAGATTACCATGTTACTAGGAAGTTAATTAGCGGAAATACTGATGCCTTGCTAATACCCAAAAAATTATACATTTATTACGCACATGAACAAAAATACGTTACTTATATATAACCGTCACAATAAGCACATTAAATGACTGGTTTCGTAGTACGTGGGATTGTGGGAATTAGACTTGGTAGCTTGGTCCCAATTTTTAAATCCCATGAAAGCTACGCGGCACGCATATACTAGAGATTCGATGCATATGCAGGTAATAACTTTATATTAACCATGAGTTTGTCGAAATAGAGAACTTAACCATGGGAGAAAGGACCAAATTAGTTGTGGTCTTGTAGATATATATAGGTTAACGCTGTTACACACAAGTGATTCTTTGAAAGCAGATGCTGAAATGTGGTTTTGTGATAGATTTAACAGCAGTAGCATAAGTTTAAGATATTTACTCACCCTGTTACAGTATTAACAGTGGTCATATAGACATAATATTCAAGGTGTACATAAAAAAAGTATATTAATACTATTCTATGAACATTTCTAAATATATATTAAAAGCTGTGTTCAAGCCAAATAAACAGTTAAGTTGCAGCCCTCATACATATTCTTAAACATGAAAAACAAACATATGATGAATTTTTTCAAGCCAAATAAACTGTTCACTTGTAGTCTTGCAGTTAAGTTGCAGCCCTCAAGAATACAATTCTGTTTCACATATTATGAATTAAGTTTTGGAGCTTGGTCACTTGGTATCACCTCACCATATCTGATGAAAGCTAAACCAGATTGATATTTGACATTTGATGCACATGTTATATTATATTAATAAATATTATTGTAATAAAAAACACACATGGAGGTAACGACAAAAATATAGAAATAGGTCAGTATATAGCCAAGTTCTCACAAACTATAGTTGGCAACATGGACACATACATTATTGGACCTCCCCATTCAATTAAGCAACTTCCATTTATTCAACAGATGTGATCCATATGATCATTACATACCAGAGACTTTGACAAACAACAGAAGTATATTATCTTTTAACTACACGTGTGCGCGGTTCAAATAATTTGGTAGACTTCATACAAAATTGCCAAGTTCAATGTGACTTCTGTCATGGAGATGCCGGATGCAGCTAGCTCCATGACAATGATAAGTGGTGATGTGCACACATGTGACGATAACGTTCTAATCCTCGATATTCTCGCAGACAAGAACGATGTCTTTATCAAACAATTCAAAGCCTAATATTTAAGCTAGCCCCCTATATTAAAATAAGTGATATTTAGGATACTGGAACTTTGATACCATGTTTTGATGGCCATATATATTAAGATTATTGGAGATATATATTGATCATATATTTCAAGATACACCTTTACAAGATTAACATGTTACAAATATATCGGTCAAAATCAAACTGATGCTGTACTAATACCCCCAAATTTATTTATTCATTACCATGTGAACAATAATAAGTTTCTTTTAT
Protein-coding sequences here:
- the LOC112894086 gene encoding peroxidase 1-like, with amino-acid sequence MSPVASKGMDGAAAVAAAAAMAAAVALLCLQLPAVAQGQLQVGFYNTSCPNAESLVRQAVANAFANDSSIAAGLIRLHFHDCFVRGCDASVLLTSPNNTAERDAAPNNPSLRGFQVIDAAKAAVEQSCPRTVSCADIVAFAARDSVNLTGSLPYQVPSGRRDGNVSLDTDAVNNLPPPTFNASQLVANFAAKNLTAEEMVILSGAHTVGRSFCTSFLNRIYNGSTPIVDSGLSSGYATLLRALCPSNANASTPTTTVLDPSTPAVLDNNYYKLLPLNLGLFFSDNQLRVNSTLNASVNSFAANETLWKEKFVSAMIKMGSIEVLTGSQGQIRLNCSVVNNGSSSSVAAPRIETTVPYSGSTASLEEIATS